From Cotesia glomerata isolate CgM1 linkage group LG2, MPM_Cglom_v2.3, whole genome shotgun sequence, a single genomic window includes:
- the LOC123259854 gene encoding histone-lysine N-methyltransferase, H3 lysine-79 specific isoform X2 — MELRLHSPAGAEPIVYQWPLTSGSGADRHDGAIDVVETMRWVCDDLPDLKLPLENNILQNYDTRDYDSMKGLCDRFNRAIDSLVQLEKGTSLPSMRLNKRPSRGLLRHILQQTYNQAVVEPDKLNQYEPFSPEVYGETSYELVCQMIDQIDVTEDDIFIDLGSGVGQVVLQMAAATYCKISLGVEKAEVPSRYAQSMEVNFRKWLSWYGKRCGEYRLVKGDFLADENRESITSATIVFVNNFAFGPTVDHQLKERFADLRDGARIVSSKSFCPLNFRITDRNLSDIGTIMHVSEMTPLKGSVSWTGKPVSYYLHVIDRTKLERYFLRLKNNRMGGPDLENSDSVISNTASNSSSRISSRAERGDRAKRDLSRQLESPNNSELIGTNSDSDMDDTKTRRQPSKMRRKLNRKTGAGANNISNITNNNSNSTGSITRATRGRQRGRGAVKKAKTKKAINISGLDLLHSQTLLSTSPQAIGKKLPPAPGTVEQHLSSLSLSLQANTTTVHEELSIPPAPAATPYALQILLDHYRDQFMAMLDSLRTPAYKDSVNDELTKERERNSKLQSRAAQLEKQIKVLIDDSVALLKARMTELGINATSPGDLLAKAKEIVLRHKQLQAKASKLQAQVSSMETEQTRLATLRHQELHDKYNNSSSHDNANNISNPPPVLTPEYILKEISATLSQRKKLHSQVSKLEHELNQLERTASDKQAVAIAQQHRDAVANKNLHHHSQQNGKSPRKTREGRSRSQEWPDVPDIGKIQENNPEILAQKILETGRQIEAGRIPNRLNSSGGTSNINNNNINNNNSEPPRVNNFEDRLKSIITSVLNEDQQNRNKQQQQQQPHSYQLQTQHQQQQQQQQSPQSSDFDRKRTSSIPPNVSTPDYTQVSPAKLALRRHLSQERLTCHLVQPDRSSSAPDSRQLTHNNNNNNNVNNNHITNNNNNNNNSCSGNNDNRIPSTGTSTGLLGTRTIGDLVSGEIERTLEISNQSIINAAVDMSAMIRPETVYSPISRPASAEGETGLATLAHVASYAPNCSASASTSTTSTSRSSVLFTPASQSQRYTPVQLPRADLKPYHESYFGDNSTQLIKQTQHTTVSHPSQSSASNDDLQPVEGLAASLHARIINNHSDKNESSNNRRYQPYPRYVNSSNSHGSNDGSVLSPLQSQSAVSLVKIETNVSSVSTSGAPLSPLIEPHSNTSTPLVDEPHMTTQRQPSGIIDEDGEADWQDRISSGFDRLVAFASTELDKRRRSTEGVNTSPDSGLGSDSAVIGPPRVAPSPDEALGPPRTPSPTSPRPPNNCTAPSNSSNNNSNNNNNSNSNNSNNNNNNNSSSVPLKYQRQSDPERQHHFKKKFFHRDWNNSGSTSKFRPKGKDWDWNNSGNWPSNGEQS, encoded by the exons ATGGAGTTGCGATTACACTCACCAGCGGGAGCGGAGCCCATCGTTTATCAGTGGCCACTCACTTCTGGATCAGGCGCC GATCGTCACGATGGAGCCATTGATGTTGTCGAAACGATGAGATGGGTCTGTGATGATCTACCGGACCTAAAATTACCACTGGAGAATAATATTCTCCAAAATTATGACACCAGAGATTATGATAGTATGAAGGGTTTATGTGATCGTTTTAATCGAGCTATCGACAGCCTAGTGCAATTG gaaAAAGGAACGAGTTTACCATCAATGAGATTAAATAAACGACCTAGCAGAGGATTACTTCGACACATATTACAGCAAACATACAATCAGGCGGTAGTTGAGCCGGATAAATTGAACCAATATGAACCATTTTCCCCAGAAGTTTACGGTGAAACTAGTTACGAGCTTGTTTGTCAAATGATTGACCAAATAGACGTCACTGaggatgatatttttattgacctTGGGTCTGGTGTTGGTCAAGTTGTTTTACAAATGGCTGCAGCGacttattgtaaaatttcattggGTGTTGAAAAAGCTGAAGTGCCTTCACGTTATGCGCAG agcaTGGAAGTGAATTTTCGAAAATGGTTAAGTTGGTACGGAAAAAGATGCGGAGAGTATCGCTTAGTAAAAGGGGATTTCTTAGCTGATGAAAACCGTGAGAGTATTACTAGTGCAACTAtagtttttgtaaataattttgcatTCGGTCCAACGGTAGATCATCAATTGAAAGAACGTTTTGCTGATTTACGAGATGGAGCGCGAATTGTATCATCTAAATCATTTTGTCCGTTAAATTTTCGTATTACAGACCGAAATCTCAGTG atattggAACAATAATGCATGTTTCGGAGATGACACCTTTAAAGGGATCTGTCTCTTGGACTGGGAAACCAGTATCTTACTACCTCCATGTAATCGATCGAACAAAATTAGAACGTTATTTTCTTCGTCTTAAAAACAATAGAATGGGCGGACCAGACCTTGAAAACTCTGATTCTGTGATAAGTAACACTGCCAGCAATAGTAGTAGTAGAATATCAAGTAGAGCTGAGCGAGGAGATAGAGCTAAAAGAGATTTATCACGGCAGCTTGAAAGTCCTAATAATTCTGAATTAATTGGTACAAATAGTGATTCAGATATGGACGATACTAAAACACGGCGTCAACCCTCGAAAATGCGTAGAAAATTGAATAGAAAAACCGGTGCTGGTGCTAATAATATTAGTAATATtaccaataataatagtaatagtactGGTAGTATCACACGAGCAACAAGAGGTAGACAACGAGGTAGAGGAGCTGTCAAGAAAGCTAAAACCAAAAAAGCTATCAATATCTCTGGACTAGATTTGTTACACAGTCAAACACTGTTGAGTACATCACCACAAGCTATTGGTAAAAAGCTACCTCCAGCTCCTGGTACTGTTGAGCAACATCTTTCCTCGTTGTCATTGTCATTGCAAGCTAATACCACAACTGTACATGAAGAGCTTAGCATACCTCCAGCACCGGCTGCAACTCCCTATGCACTGCAAATTCTTCTCGATCATTACAG gGACCAATTTATGGCAATGTTGGATTCATTAAGGACGCCTGCATACAAAGACTCGGTAAATGACGAGCTGACTAAGGAGCGTGAACGTAATTCAAAATTACAGTCACGTGCAGCGCAATTAGAAAAACAAATAAAGGTATTGATTGATGACAGTGTGGCATTATTAAAAGCAAGAATGACAGAATTGGGTATTAATGCCACTTCACCGGGTGATTTGCTTGCAAAAGCTAAAGAAATCGTACTGAGGCATAAACAACTGCAAGCGAAAGCCAGTAAATTACAAGCTCAAGTGTCGTCAATGGAGACTGAACAAACGCGATTGGCAACGCTCAGGCATCAAGAGCTTCATGATAAGTACAACAACAGCAGTAGTCATGATAATgctaataatatttcaaatcCTCCTCCGGTACTTACACCAGAGTATATACTCAAAGAGATATCTGCAACGTTATcgcagagaaaaaaattacattctcag gtATCAAAATTAGAGCACGAATTAAATCAATTAGAACGTACAGCCAGTGATAAACAAGCAGTAGCGATAGCCCAACAGCATCGTGATGCTGttgctaataaaaatttacatcatCATTCACAGCAGAACGGAAAGAGTCCACGTAAAACCCGTGAAGGACGTTCAAGGTCTCAGGAGTGGCCTGATGTACCGGATATCGGTAAAATACAAGAAAACAATCCGGAAATTTtagcacaaaaaattttagaaactgGTCGTCAGATAGAAGCTGGCCGTATACCTAACAGACTCAATTCTTCTGGTGGTACATCAAAtattaacaacaacaatattaacaacaacaacagtg AACCACCAagagttaataattttgaggACCGCCTAAAGAGTATCATTACCAGTGTATTAAATGAAGACCAACAGAATAGAAATaaacagcagcaacagcaacagccCCATTCTTATCAGTTACAAACTCAGcatcaacaacaacaacaacaacaacagtcACCTCAATCCAGTGACTTTGATCGTAAACGTACGAGTAGTATACCGCCAAATGTATCAACACCCGATTATACTCAAGTTTCACCAGCAAAATTAGCGCTACGTCGACATTTGTCGCAAGAACGCCTTACGTGTCATTTAGTACAGCCCGATAGATCATCGTCAGCACCAGATTCACGGCAGCtaactcataataataataataataataatgttaataataatcatattactaataataataataataataataatagttgtaGTGGTAATAATGACAATCGTATTCCATCGACCGGTACGAGTACTGGATTACTCGGTACAAGAACAATCGGTGATCTCGTGAGCGGTGAGATTGAACGAACGCTTGAAATATCTAACCAATCGATTATTAACGCGGCAGTGGATATGAGTGCAATGATAAGACCCGAAACAGTTTATTCCCCTATTAGTAGACCTGCTAGTGCAGAAGGTGAAACAGGTCTTGCTACTTTGGCGCACGTTGCTAGTTATGCACCAAATTGTTCGGCTTCTGCATCAACTTCAACTACATCAACTTCACGTTCTTCTGTTTTATTTACGCCTGCTTCTCAATCCCAAag ATATACACCGGTTCAATTACCGCGAGCAGACTTGAAACCTTACCATGAATCATATTTTGGTGATAATTCAACGCAGTTAATAAaacaaactcaacatactacGGTATCTCATCCATCTCAGTCATCAGCGTCAAATGATGATTTACAGCCTGTGGAAGGTCTTGCAGCATCGCTTCATGCacgaataataaataatcacaGCGACAAAAATGAATCTTCAAACAATCGAAG ATATCAACCGTATCCACGTTACGTAAACAGTAGCAACAGCCACGGCAGTAATGATGGTAGTGTGCTCTCGCCTCTACAATCACAATCAGCAGTGTCTTTAGTTAAAATAGAGACTAATGTCTCATCGGTGAGCACAAGTGGAGCACCTCTGAGTCCTCTTATTGAACCACATTCTAATACCTCAACACCGCTAGTTGATGAACCACACATGACTACGCAGAGACAGCCCAGTGGGATAATAGATGAAG ATGGTGAAGCAGACTGGCAAGATCGCATTAGTTCGGGTTTCGATAGACTAGTTGCATTTGCCTCAACAGAGCTTGACAAACGACGGAGGTCTACGGAAGGCGTCAACACAAGTCCAGACAGTGGATTAGGATCAGATAGCGCAGTTATTGGACCACCTCGAGTAGCACCTTCACCGGATGAAGCACTCGGTCCACCGCGAACACCATCTCCGACTAGTCCACGGCCGCCAAATAATTGTACCGCACCGAGTAATAGTAGCAACAAtaacag caacaataacaataacagtaatagtaataacagtaacaataataacaataacaattcaTCGTCGGTACCGCTTAAATATCAGCGACAGTCGGATCCCGAAAGGCAgcatcattttaaaaaaaagttttttcaccGCGATTGGAATAATTCCGGTAGTACAAGTAAATTTCGACCTAAAGGCAAAGATTGGGACTGGAATAATTCCGGTAATTGGCCCTCTAATGGCGaacaatcataa
- the LOC123259854 gene encoding histone-lysine N-methyltransferase, H3 lysine-79 specific isoform X3 yields MELRLHSPAGAEPIVYQWPLTSGSGADRHDGAIDVVETMRWVCDDLPDLKLPLENNILQNYDTRDYDSMKGLCDRFNRAIDSLVQLEKGTSLPSMRLNKRPSRGLLRHILQQTYNQAVVEPDKLNQYEPFSPEVYGETSYELVCQMIDQIDVTEDDIFIDLGSGVGQVVLQMAAATYCKISLGVEKAEVPSRYAQSMEVNFRKWLSWYGKRCGEYRLVKGDFLADENRESITSATIVFVNNFAFGPTVDHQLKERFADLRDGARIVSSKSFCPLNFRITDRNLSDIGTIMHVSEMTPLKGSVSWTGKPVSYYLHVIDRTKLERYFLRLKNNRMGGPDLENSDSVISNTASNSSSRISSRAERGDRAKRDLSRQLESPNNSELIGTNSDSDMDDTKTRRQPSKMRRKLNRKTGAGANNISNITNNNSNSTGSITRATRGRQRGRGAVKKAKTKKAINISGLDLLHSQTLLSTSPQAIGKKLPPAPGTVEQHLSSLSLSLQANTTTVHEELSIPPAPAATPYALQILLDHYRDQFMAMLDSLRTPAYKDSVNDELTKERERNSKLQSRAAQLEKQIKVLIDDSVALLKARMTELGINATSPGDLLAKAKEIVLRHKQLQAKASKLQAQVSSMETEQTRLATLRHQELHDKYNNSSSHDNANNISNPPPVLTPEYILKEISATLSQRKKLHSQQNGKSPRKTREGRSRSQEWPDVPDIGKIQENNPEILAQKILETGRQIEAGRIPNRLNSSGGTSNINNNNINNNNSEPPRVNNFEDRLKSIITSVLNEDQQNRNKQQQQQQPHSYQLQTQHQQQQQQQQSPQSSDFDRKRTSSIPPNVSTPDYTQVSPAKLALRRHLSQERLTCHLVQPDRSSSAPDSRQLTHNNNNNNNVNNNHITNNNNNNNNSCSGNNDNRIPSTGTSTGLLGTRTIGDLVSGEIERTLEISNQSIINAAVDMSAMIRPETVYSPISRPASAEGETGLATLAHVASYAPNCSASASTSTTSTSRSSVLFTPASQSQRYTPVQLPRADLKPYHESYFGDNSTQLIKQTQHTTVSHPSQSSASNDDLQPVEGLAASLHARIINNHSDKNESSNNRRYQPYPRYVNSSNSHGSNDGSVLSPLQSQSAVSLVKIETNVSSVSTSGAPLSPLIEPHSNTSTPLVDEPHMTTQRQPSGIIDEDGEADWQDRISSGFDRLVAFASTELDKRRRSTEGVNTSPDSGLGSDSAVIGPPRVAPSPDEALGPPRTPSPTSPRPPNNCTAPSNSSNNNSSSNNNNNNNNNNNNNNNSNSNNSNNNNNNNSSSVPLKYQRQSDPERQHHFKKKFFHRDWNNSGSTSKFRPKGKDWDWNNSGNWPSNGEQS; encoded by the exons ATGGAGTTGCGATTACACTCACCAGCGGGAGCGGAGCCCATCGTTTATCAGTGGCCACTCACTTCTGGATCAGGCGCC GATCGTCACGATGGAGCCATTGATGTTGTCGAAACGATGAGATGGGTCTGTGATGATCTACCGGACCTAAAATTACCACTGGAGAATAATATTCTCCAAAATTATGACACCAGAGATTATGATAGTATGAAGGGTTTATGTGATCGTTTTAATCGAGCTATCGACAGCCTAGTGCAATTG gaaAAAGGAACGAGTTTACCATCAATGAGATTAAATAAACGACCTAGCAGAGGATTACTTCGACACATATTACAGCAAACATACAATCAGGCGGTAGTTGAGCCGGATAAATTGAACCAATATGAACCATTTTCCCCAGAAGTTTACGGTGAAACTAGTTACGAGCTTGTTTGTCAAATGATTGACCAAATAGACGTCACTGaggatgatatttttattgacctTGGGTCTGGTGTTGGTCAAGTTGTTTTACAAATGGCTGCAGCGacttattgtaaaatttcattggGTGTTGAAAAAGCTGAAGTGCCTTCACGTTATGCGCAG agcaTGGAAGTGAATTTTCGAAAATGGTTAAGTTGGTACGGAAAAAGATGCGGAGAGTATCGCTTAGTAAAAGGGGATTTCTTAGCTGATGAAAACCGTGAGAGTATTACTAGTGCAACTAtagtttttgtaaataattttgcatTCGGTCCAACGGTAGATCATCAATTGAAAGAACGTTTTGCTGATTTACGAGATGGAGCGCGAATTGTATCATCTAAATCATTTTGTCCGTTAAATTTTCGTATTACAGACCGAAATCTCAGTG atattggAACAATAATGCATGTTTCGGAGATGACACCTTTAAAGGGATCTGTCTCTTGGACTGGGAAACCAGTATCTTACTACCTCCATGTAATCGATCGAACAAAATTAGAACGTTATTTTCTTCGTCTTAAAAACAATAGAATGGGCGGACCAGACCTTGAAAACTCTGATTCTGTGATAAGTAACACTGCCAGCAATAGTAGTAGTAGAATATCAAGTAGAGCTGAGCGAGGAGATAGAGCTAAAAGAGATTTATCACGGCAGCTTGAAAGTCCTAATAATTCTGAATTAATTGGTACAAATAGTGATTCAGATATGGACGATACTAAAACACGGCGTCAACCCTCGAAAATGCGTAGAAAATTGAATAGAAAAACCGGTGCTGGTGCTAATAATATTAGTAATATtaccaataataatagtaatagtactGGTAGTATCACACGAGCAACAAGAGGTAGACAACGAGGTAGAGGAGCTGTCAAGAAAGCTAAAACCAAAAAAGCTATCAATATCTCTGGACTAGATTTGTTACACAGTCAAACACTGTTGAGTACATCACCACAAGCTATTGGTAAAAAGCTACCTCCAGCTCCTGGTACTGTTGAGCAACATCTTTCCTCGTTGTCATTGTCATTGCAAGCTAATACCACAACTGTACATGAAGAGCTTAGCATACCTCCAGCACCGGCTGCAACTCCCTATGCACTGCAAATTCTTCTCGATCATTACAG gGACCAATTTATGGCAATGTTGGATTCATTAAGGACGCCTGCATACAAAGACTCGGTAAATGACGAGCTGACTAAGGAGCGTGAACGTAATTCAAAATTACAGTCACGTGCAGCGCAATTAGAAAAACAAATAAAGGTATTGATTGATGACAGTGTGGCATTATTAAAAGCAAGAATGACAGAATTGGGTATTAATGCCACTTCACCGGGTGATTTGCTTGCAAAAGCTAAAGAAATCGTACTGAGGCATAAACAACTGCAAGCGAAAGCCAGTAAATTACAAGCTCAAGTGTCGTCAATGGAGACTGAACAAACGCGATTGGCAACGCTCAGGCATCAAGAGCTTCATGATAAGTACAACAACAGCAGTAGTCATGATAATgctaataatatttcaaatcCTCCTCCGGTACTTACACCAGAGTATATACTCAAAGAGATATCTGCAACGTTATcgcagagaaaaaaattacattctcag CAGAACGGAAAGAGTCCACGTAAAACCCGTGAAGGACGTTCAAGGTCTCAGGAGTGGCCTGATGTACCGGATATCGGTAAAATACAAGAAAACAATCCGGAAATTTtagcacaaaaaattttagaaactgGTCGTCAGATAGAAGCTGGCCGTATACCTAACAGACTCAATTCTTCTGGTGGTACATCAAAtattaacaacaacaatattaacaacaacaacagtg AACCACCAagagttaataattttgaggACCGCCTAAAGAGTATCATTACCAGTGTATTAAATGAAGACCAACAGAATAGAAATaaacagcagcaacagcaacagccCCATTCTTATCAGTTACAAACTCAGcatcaacaacaacaacaacaacaacagtcACCTCAATCCAGTGACTTTGATCGTAAACGTACGAGTAGTATACCGCCAAATGTATCAACACCCGATTATACTCAAGTTTCACCAGCAAAATTAGCGCTACGTCGACATTTGTCGCAAGAACGCCTTACGTGTCATTTAGTACAGCCCGATAGATCATCGTCAGCACCAGATTCACGGCAGCtaactcataataataataataataataatgttaataataatcatattactaataataataataataataataatagttgtaGTGGTAATAATGACAATCGTATTCCATCGACCGGTACGAGTACTGGATTACTCGGTACAAGAACAATCGGTGATCTCGTGAGCGGTGAGATTGAACGAACGCTTGAAATATCTAACCAATCGATTATTAACGCGGCAGTGGATATGAGTGCAATGATAAGACCCGAAACAGTTTATTCCCCTATTAGTAGACCTGCTAGTGCAGAAGGTGAAACAGGTCTTGCTACTTTGGCGCACGTTGCTAGTTATGCACCAAATTGTTCGGCTTCTGCATCAACTTCAACTACATCAACTTCACGTTCTTCTGTTTTATTTACGCCTGCTTCTCAATCCCAAag ATATACACCGGTTCAATTACCGCGAGCAGACTTGAAACCTTACCATGAATCATATTTTGGTGATAATTCAACGCAGTTAATAAaacaaactcaacatactacGGTATCTCATCCATCTCAGTCATCAGCGTCAAATGATGATTTACAGCCTGTGGAAGGTCTTGCAGCATCGCTTCATGCacgaataataaataatcacaGCGACAAAAATGAATCTTCAAACAATCGAAG ATATCAACCGTATCCACGTTACGTAAACAGTAGCAACAGCCACGGCAGTAATGATGGTAGTGTGCTCTCGCCTCTACAATCACAATCAGCAGTGTCTTTAGTTAAAATAGAGACTAATGTCTCATCGGTGAGCACAAGTGGAGCACCTCTGAGTCCTCTTATTGAACCACATTCTAATACCTCAACACCGCTAGTTGATGAACCACACATGACTACGCAGAGACAGCCCAGTGGGATAATAGATGAAG ATGGTGAAGCAGACTGGCAAGATCGCATTAGTTCGGGTTTCGATAGACTAGTTGCATTTGCCTCAACAGAGCTTGACAAACGACGGAGGTCTACGGAAGGCGTCAACACAAGTCCAGACAGTGGATTAGGATCAGATAGCGCAGTTATTGGACCACCTCGAGTAGCACCTTCACCGGATGAAGCACTCGGTCCACCGCGAACACCATCTCCGACTAGTCCACGGCCGCCAAATAATTGTACCGCACCGAGTAATAGTAGCAACAAtaacagcagcagcaacaacaacaacaacaacaacaacaacaacaacaataacaataacagtaatagtaataacagtaacaataataacaataacaattcaTCGTCGGTACCGCTTAAATATCAGCGACAGTCGGATCCCGAAAGGCAgcatcattttaaaaaaaagttttttcaccGCGATTGGAATAATTCCGGTAGTACAAGTAAATTTCGACCTAAAGGCAAAGATTGGGACTGGAATAATTCCGGTAATTGGCCCTCTAATGGCGaacaatcataa